The Flavobacterium faecale genomic sequence CCTTTCTCTTTCATTTCGATAACGACATCTGAAGCATTTTTGAATGTTGGTGCTTGTTCTACAATTGTTCCTACTCTTTTTTTGTTGAGTTTAAAGGTTAAGTCGTTTTCAGTTGTAAACAATAACGCCTTCAAAAACGGATTGTTCATATACGGTGCCAAAACAGCAAAAGTATCTTCAAGAGTATGTAAGCTTTCGATTTCTTCTGTTTTATAGCGTGCTATGACCGACATTTTGAACCCTATTTCTCCTTCAAGAACAGGTCGAACGTAAATATTTTTTAGTTCGGTATCGCCAATGGTTTTTGCCAAAGTTAGTTTTGCATAGGTTCCGTCGTGAATACTTTCAGTTACTTTGTTCCAAAACTCTGCAAATAATGGGTTGAATGACATAATGTTATTTTTGTAATTTAAATTATTCGCCAGTAAATTGTGCTTTTCTTTTTTCTAAAAAAGCAGCACTTCCTTCTTTAAAATCTTTAGTTCCAAAGGATTGTCCGAAATACTTAATTTCGGTATCAAAACCATTTTCGCCATCTCTATAATTTGCATTAATAGCATGAATGGCTTTGCTGATGGCAAGAGGAGCATTTTTTACTATTTTTAAAGCAATACTTTCGCAAAAAGAGAGTAGTTCAGTTTGTGCTACCACATGATTTACCAATCCAATATTTAGTGCTTCTTCAGCGGTAATCATTCCAGCGGTAAGGATCATCTCCATCGCGCGGCCTTTTCCTACCAATTGTGGCAAGCGTTGTGTCCCTCCGTATCCAGGAATTAAACCCAAGGTAACTTCGGGTAATCCCATTTTTGCATTGTCTGAGGCTACACGTATGTGGCATGCCATCGCTAACTCTAGTCCGCCACCAAGGGCAAAACCATTGACTGCTGCAATCACAGGTTTGGATAGGTTTTGTACAAAATCAAATAAAATCTCTTGACCGTGAGCGGCAAGTGTTGCGCCTTGTTCTGCCGAGAAATCTGCAAATTCTGAAATATCTGCTCCAGCAACAAAAGCTTTTTCACCACTTCCAGTAAGAATGATAACGCGTACTTGAGGATTTTTATCTAAAGATTTGAACGCTTCATGAAGCTCAGAAATAGTTTCTTTGTTAAGGGCATTTAATTTGGTAGGGCGATTAATAGTAATGGTTGCTATATTCTCTTCAATACTACTAATGATTGTGTTGTAGTCCATGATAATTTTTTTAAGAATTAATAATGGGTAGGGAAACGGTAAACAATGTTCCTTGTCCATAGGTTGACTCAAAGATAATTGTTCCTTTGTAATTTTCTATTATGTTTTTGATAATACTCAGTCCAAGACCCATTCCGCTGCTTTTGGTGGTAAATTTAGGTTCAAAGATACGACTGCTATCTTCGGGTTTGATTCCGATTCCACAATCTTGTACGGTAATCAATACTTGATCGTTTTCTCTTCTTATTCCAACAGTTACCGTTTTGTTTTCTTGTTCATTGGGTATGGATTGAATAGCATTTTTGACCAAATTGGTGATAATTCGTATCAGTTGAGTACGGTCAATTTTGGATATAATCTCAGGAGATTCTGCATTGAAAACGATATGGTCTTCGTTAAAAATATCCAAAGTAAGTTCGACTACATCAACCACATTGAGTGTTTCATTTTGTTGTGCAGGCATCGAAGCAAAATTTGAAAATGCCGACGCGACCGCACTCATAGTATCGATTTGCTGAATTAACGTATCTGAGTAATCCTTCATTTTCTGGTAAATTTCAGGATCGTTGGGGTTAAACTTTCGTTCAAAACTTTGAACAGTTAATCGCATAGGTGTCAAAGGATTCTTAATCTCGTGTGCGACTTGTTTGGCCATTTCTCGCCAAGCTTCTTCTCTTTCGCTCTGAGCCAGTTTTACAGCACTTATTTCGAGTTCATCAACCATTCGATTATAAGCGGCAATCAAGGAATTAATTTCTTTACTAGAAGCCTCTAAAACAATTTTTTTGTTTTTTTGATTCAAGGTTGTCTCATACATTTTATCTGAAATCGTTTTAAGGGATTTCGTAATATAGGATGATAAAAAATAAGCCAGTGCAAAGGCGACAATCAGCATGAAGGAGTATACTTGCCCCAAACGAATCAAGAAGCTATTGAGTTCTTTGTCATAGTAACCATCATCCTCAATGTAGGGAAGATTTAGGATTCCGAGTGGTTTAAATTTATCGTCTTTAATTTGTGTGTAAGACGAGCGATTTTTTGCTCCATTCACTGTTTTGATATCTACATATCGCTTTTCGATCGAGGACCGAACCAATTTTAAAATATATTTCGGAATAGGTATTGCCGATTTATCTACAGAAAAGGTTTCTTTCGAACTCTTTAAAAGTCGTCCGTTTAAACTATAAATGTTGATTTCAATGTTGTGGATGTGGGCTAATTCGTGAATTTTATCTTTGAAAATTAGCTCTAAATTATCAGTTGTAAGAGGGTAGGTTGTGGTTGCTAATAAATAGTTTATGTGTTCTCGTACTGCATTTTCCTTGCGCTCTAGGCGTTCCTGATGGTATTCTTTTGCTTCGTTTTTAAATTGAATGATCGAAATTGAAGCTAGCAATACAGAGGCAACAATGATTACAACGATCATCGAAAGGAATATCCTAATGCGCAGCGAGAGCATTGCTATTTTGAAGTTTTTGAACATAGGTTAGCCCTAGCCCCAAAGGGGAAATTATAAGTGGTTACTATTTATTATTTTCTTTGCCATTTTCTCCACCTTCTTGAGTTGGAGCGTTTTTTTCTCGAATTCTTTTATAAAATTTGAAACCAAGCATTAATAGACCCGTAAAAACAATAATCCCGACTACGCCGTAAATCCAATTGATAGCACTTTTTAAAACGACCAAAAACACTACAGAAAAAAGAATCAAGGTTGCTCCCTCATTCCAAATTCGCATGTAGTTGGTTGTATAGCGCACATCATCATTTTGTAATTGCTTAAATATTTGATGGCATTTTGCTTGGTACAAATACAACACAAAAACAAAGCCAAGTTTTACGTGCATCCAAGGCATTTGTAGCCATGCGTTGCCCATGGGCGTAAATAGCAACATCCAAAATGCAAAAATACTAGCCAATATAGTACTTGGCCAAGTAATGATATACCACAATCGATAAGCCATTATTTTAAATTGCTTCTGTAAAATTTCTTTCTCAGGTGAGGGTTTATCAGCCGCTTCAATTTGGTAAACAAATAAACGGACAATGTAAAATAAACCGACAAACCAAGAGACCACAAAAATGATGTGTAATGCTTTTAATGAGTTGTAATATTCCATTGAAAAAAGTTAAAAGTTTGAAGTTTCAAGTTAGACCTAAGTTTATCCTGAAACTTCAATAAACATTAGTGCTTTGCAAAATCATTTATCCAGTTTCCTACGGTTTGACACCATTCGTCACTATCGTTTAAACAAGGTACAGCAAAAAACTCTTCACCACCGTGTTCTTTGAATTCATGATTGGCTTCCATGGCAATTTCTTCCAATGTTTCAAGGCAATCCGATACAAATGCAGGTGTTACTACAGCTAGCTTTTTAATTCCTTTTTCGGGCATTTTGTTAACTTCAACGTCAGTGTAAGGTGTAAGCCATTTGTCACCAGCTAAACGCGATTGGAATGTTTGACTGTATTTCCCCTCTGGTATGCCCAATAATTTAACGACTTGCTTTGTAGTTTCATAACATTGATGACGGTAACAAAATTCATGCGCAGGTGATGGCGTGTTGCAACAAGACCCATCTATTTTACAATGTGATTTTGTGATATCTGTTTTACGAATGTGACGTTCCGGAATTCCGTGGTAGGAGAACAATAAATGATCATATTCGAAATTTGCCAAATGTCCTTTGATAGAATCTGCTAGGTTTTGAATGTAATCTGGTTTGTTGTAAAAAGCAGGTACATGTGTAAACTTCATATTTGGGAAATGCTTTTTGCGCAATTCTTCTGCTAGTTCAACAATTGTCGTTGTAGACGCCATTGCATGTTGAGGGTACAAAGGAAAAAGCATCACTTCGTCAACACCTTGATTGTGCAATTCTTGCAAACCTGATAATAAGGAAGGGTTACCATAACGCATGGCCAATGAAACCGGTATCTTGACAAGTTGTTTTACTTTTGCATGCATTCTTTTAGATATCACTACCAATGGTGATCCTTCATCCCACCAGATTTTAGCATAAGCAGCAGCAGATTTTTTAGGTCTTGTTTGTAAAATTATACCACGTACAAGTAATGCACGCAACAAAAATGGAACGTCAATAACGTATTTATCCATTAAAAATTCATCCAAATATGGTTTTACATCTTTTGGCGTTGGACTTTCTGGAGATCCTAAATTCACTAATAATACACCTTTCATATTTACTACTTTTTATGTTTTAATCATGTCGCTGTTTAATTGACATTCGTCT encodes the following:
- a CDS encoding enoyl-CoA hydratase/isomerase family protein, which encodes MDYNTIISSIEENIATITINRPTKLNALNKETISELHEAFKSLDKNPQVRVIILTGSGEKAFVAGADISEFADFSAEQGATLAAHGQEILFDFVQNLSKPVIAAVNGFALGGGLELAMACHIRVASDNAKMGLPEVTLGLIPGYGGTQRLPQLVGKGRAMEMILTAGMITAEEALNIGLVNHVVAQTELLSFCESIALKIVKNAPLAISKAIHAINANYRDGENGFDTEIKYFGQSFGTKDFKEGSAAFLEKRKAQFTGE
- a CDS encoding ATP-binding protein, whose product is MFKNFKIAMLSLRIRIFLSMIVVIIVASVLLASISIIQFKNEAKEYHQERLERKENAVREHINYLLATTTYPLTTDNLELIFKDKIHELAHIHNIEINIYSLNGRLLKSSKETFSVDKSAIPIPKYILKLVRSSIEKRYVDIKTVNGAKNRSSYTQIKDDKFKPLGILNLPYIEDDGYYDKELNSFLIRLGQVYSFMLIVAFALAYFLSSYITKSLKTISDKMYETTLNQKNKKIVLEASSKEINSLIAAYNRMVDELEISAVKLAQSEREEAWREMAKQVAHEIKNPLTPMRLTVQSFERKFNPNDPEIYQKMKDYSDTLIQQIDTMSAVASAFSNFASMPAQQNETLNVVDVVELTLDIFNEDHIVFNAESPEIISKIDRTQLIRIITNLVKNAIQSIPNEQENKTVTVGIRRENDQVLITVQDCGIGIKPEDSSRIFEPKFTTKSSGMGLGLSIIKNIIENYKGTIIFESTYGQGTLFTVSLPIINS
- a CDS encoding CopD family protein, whose translation is MEYYNSLKALHIIFVVSWFVGLFYIVRLFVYQIEAADKPSPEKEILQKQFKIMAYRLWYIITWPSTILASIFAFWMLLFTPMGNAWLQMPWMHVKLGFVFVLYLYQAKCHQIFKQLQNDDVRYTTNYMRIWNEGATLILFSVVFLVVLKSAINWIYGVVGIIVFTGLLMLGFKFYKRIREKNAPTQEGGENGKENNK
- the hemH gene encoding ferrochelatase, whose product is MKGVLLVNLGSPESPTPKDVKPYLDEFLMDKYVIDVPFLLRALLVRGIILQTRPKKSAAAYAKIWWDEGSPLVVISKRMHAKVKQLVKIPVSLAMRYGNPSLLSGLQELHNQGVDEVMLFPLYPQHAMASTTTIVELAEELRKKHFPNMKFTHVPAFYNKPDYIQNLADSIKGHLANFEYDHLLFSYHGIPERHIRKTDITKSHCKIDGSCCNTPSPAHEFCYRHQCYETTKQVVKLLGIPEGKYSQTFQSRLAGDKWLTPYTDVEVNKMPEKGIKKLAVVTPAFVSDCLETLEEIAMEANHEFKEHGGEEFFAVPCLNDSDEWCQTVGNWINDFAKH